AAGACCGCGCCACTTGCCGCGGCCACGCGCTTGTATTCACTGGTCCCGGCACCGAGGATCTTTGTGTCCCTGGTCCGGTAGAGACCGAGTGCGGCGACCCACAGGATGCCCAGGACCGCGCCGATCACAGCCGCGTTGAGATCAGCGAGGCTTCCTGTGAGAGGCTGGCCACCCTCGAAGCGGACCAGGAATCCGGCAAAGACACAGGCGGCGACCAGCAGGGCGTCCGTGCCGCGCAGTACCCGCCGCAAGAACCGTGCCCACTCCCGGCCCGAGAGCCGGTCAGGGGCCCGGACTGCCGGGACTGCGGCGGGCAACGGCTGGGGTCGAAAAATTACCGGTGGGATGCGTGCGTCGTGTTCGGCGTGGCGTTGGTGCGGGGCGTATGCGAGGTCGGCCATAGTCCCGCCGGCGCGGCTGGCACCGTGTCCCGGGGCCGCTGGGGTCAGCCCCGGGGCCATCCACTCCGGACGCGCTGTCACCGGCGTTCCTCAAACCCGTGGCCCGCAGCTTTGGGAACACTTTCATCCACACAGCGGAAGGGAGCCCGGCGCAGGGAAGATCGTTCCGTCGAAAAAACATCCCGTGTGAACGCCAACCAGCGCGTCATAGTGACTCCGTCCAGAATGCATTGGCTGCATCGGGTGATCCCTGAGTCAATCTAGGTTGGGAGGAATACGGCAGTCACGAGTGATTCGTACTCGCCTTTGCGAACCACACTCCGGAGACTTACCCGGGTAGTACTCATGGCCGGGGCCCAGCCACCCCGGCTTGTGCCGGAAATGCGAAGTCAAGTATCGCCGAGGACCGCCCGCCGATACTTCAGCCGGCCATCCGGATCGTCAAAGCACCTCGATCGATGGCCACAGCCAAATGCGTTCCGGCACCGAGATGGTCACCGTCCAGCTGGAACTCCTGCTCGCGCTCCAAGGTGATCTCGGCGGCCTTGCCCTGGAAGTACTCGACTGACTCGGTCTCGCGCTTGTTCCGGCCGAAGATCCCGGCGACAACGCCCAGCCAGCCAAACCGGCCGCGGGGCGCCAGGACCAACAGGTCCAGCACACCGTCGTCGAACTTGGCATCGGGAAAAATCTCGACTCCGCCCATGATCCGGCCGCAATTGCCGATCATAACGCTGCGGATCCTGCGTTGGACGGTTTTCCCGCCGTCGACGCTGATCTTCGCCTTAACCGGTTTGCCCGGAAGCTTACGGATGCCCGCTTCCACGTAGGCCACCCAGCCCATCCGGTCCTTCAGCACGTCCACGGTGTCGGCCATAATTGCCGCATCGTAGCCGAGACCGGCCATGACCAGGAACAACTGCTGCTCATCGGAGTGGTCGAGTGTTGCCTTGACGACATCGATGGTCCGTTCGCTGCCGGTGAGGACGCCCCGGCAGGCTGCAACCGGATCGCTGATGTCCACGCCGAGGTTGCGGGCCAGGAGGTTCCCGGTCCCCAGCGGCACCAGACCCATGGGCGTTTTGGTGCCTGCGAGCACCTCCGCGACGCAGCGCACGGTCCCGTCGCCGCCGGCCGCGATTACAACGTCGACCCCGGCCTCCAGTGCCTGGCGGGCCTGGCCGGTGCCCGGGTCCTCGATGCTGGTTTCGAGCCACAGCGGTTCAGCCCAGCCTTGTGTTTCGCAAAGCCGCAAGATCTCGCGCTGGAGCTCCGGTCCACCGGATTTGGCGGGGTTGATAACGACGGCGGCGCGCCGGGGTGGTGTAGTGCGTTCAGGCTCGGAATCGTTCTCTGGCATAACGTCCTTCAAGACATAGCGGGCGTGGGGTGTCCCGGATTGAAATCCTAGCGGGATTCCGTGCTTAACTTCGGCGGCTGGGCCGCGAACCGTGGACGTCCGCGTGTCACGGTCACTAGACTGGCCATGCTCAAGTACTGGAGCCTTCCGGGATGGGAATCCTGCCGGGAAGGCCGCCCGCCAGGATCGGCCTGGCGGGACGCGTTCCAGGGGCGGGAAGCGGGAGCACATGTCGGAAGCACAGGAGAATTTCTCGGCCGAGGCCGAGGCGTCCAGCATGGATCCCCATGATTGGGGCCGGGCCATGGCGCTGGCCGTCACGCGGCTGGCAGAACAGATCGCCCCGACGGACAGCGAGGACATCCATGCCTCGCTGGTGGGCAGGAACCTCCACCTTAAGATCCGTGACGACGCCGCGGGGGTCACTATTACGGTCTCGACCGCCCCTTCGCCGGACTCCGTCAACTGAGTGCAGCGAGCGTCAGGACGACAGGTCGGCGGAGATGAGTTCGGCGGTAGCAACCGTCGCCTCGCGCACCGAGCCCAAGTAGGCCGCCGGGTCGGGCTGGCCGGCAAACGATTGGGCGTGCAGGGACACGTTAATGGCAGCGACCACCTTGAGGCCGTCATGGACCGGCGCGGCTACGCCGCCTCCAACGCTGTCTGGCCGTCCTTTTACGCCGAGATGTTCAGCACCAGGGTCCGCTTCTCCGGCCTGGCCATCGGCACCCAGCTCGGCTTCCTGATGGCAGGCTTCGCCCCGGCGATCGTCGCGGCCATGGGCGGCATCAAGCCCGGCGGCTGGGTCCAGATCAGCATCTTCACCGGCGCCATCTGTGTCACCGCGGCCGTCTCGGCCCTGACCGCCAAGGAATCCTTCAAAATTCCCACCAAGGAGCTCGGCCTCAAGTAACCCGGCCGCTGCGGGCAGGGCCGGTCCGGTCAGGTCCGGTCAGGGCCGGTCCGGGCCGGTCCGGGCCGGTCCGGTCAGGTCCGGTCAGGGCCGGTCCGGGCCGGTCCGGGCCGGTCCGGTCAGGGTGTCAGGATGGCGCCTTTCCGTTCCCCAGGACCGCGGCCAGATCGAAGCCCGCCGGCACCTCGAGCTGGTCATAGGTGCAGGAGCGCGGCTCCCGGTCCGGGCGCCAGCGGACAAACTGCGTTGTGTGGCGGAACCTTTGACCCTCCATGTGGTCGTATTTCACCTCCAACACCCGGTCCGGCCGAAGCGGGGTAAACGAGAGGTCCTTGCCACCGCTCCACCGGCTGCCCTCGGCGTTGCGGGGTGTCCGGGTCCCTTCATCCTGGTGGGTCCGGGCCCAAGGGTGGCCCTCACCGCCGGCCACCAGCGGCTGGAGTTCACCGTAGAGGTCCTTGCGCCGCTGCATCGGGAAAGCCCCCACAACTCCGACGTTGGCGAGTCTGCCGGCAGCGTCATAAAGTCCCAGCAGGAGCGACCCGACGCGGTCCGGCCCGGAAGTGTGCACCCGGTACCCGGCGAGAACGCAGTCCGCGGTGCGTTCGTGCTTGACCTTGAACATCGAGCGTTTGTCCGGCAGATACTTCCCGTCGAGGGGTTTGGCCACGATCCCGTCGAGACCGGCTCCCTCGAACCGGTGAAACCATTCCTTTGCTGTTCCCCGGTCCCGGGTCGCGGCGGTGAGGTGGATTGGCGGGGCACTGCCGGCGAGCACACGCTCCAAGGCGGCACGCCGCTCGGCGAACGGACGGTCGGTCAGGTCCTCGTCGTCGAGGGCAAGCAGGTCAAACGCGACAAAACTCGCCGGTGTAGCTTCGGCCAGTAGCCGCACCCTGCTTGCGGCAGGATGGATCCGCTGCTGCAGCAGATCAAAGTCGAGCCGGTCGCCCGAGGCGCCGACCATAATGATCTCCCCGTCAATCACACAGCGCCGCGGAAGATTCATTTTCAGCGCCTCAACCAGCTCCGGGAAGTAACGCGTTAGGGGCTTAGCGTTGCGGCTGCCGATCTCCACCTCGGCCCCGTCACGGAAGATGAGGGACCTGAAACCGTCCCACTTCGGTTCGAACATCACCGGGCCCTCCGGCAGGGCCCGCACGGCCTTTGCCAGCATCGGCGCGATCGGCGGCATCAGCGGCAGTTGCATGGCCCTATTGTCCGCCCGGACCCCGGCGACCGCCAGCTGCCGCACGGCAACAACCCCGGCGCCGGACGCTTACCCATGTCTTACCGGATCGAAACGAGGTGGCAACATTGGGGCGCCACACTGGAAGCGCCGGCAAGAGCAGGCATCACGCTCCAGTCCAGGAGGTCCCGCCATGTTGAAGGAAGCCACAGCCCACGTGACCCGCATCCGCGCCTTGGATCAGTTGCACCGCGGCGACGAGATCGAGGCGCGGCTGAAGGTCGGCCCTAATTACGACGACGTGGTGATCCGCCGCGGATGCGTCCAGGAAACCGCCCCCGGAATCAGCGTCGTGTGGATTATGGACCGGCAATCGGGCAGCCGGAAGGCGATTAACACCGACGAGTGCAGCCTCTGGCGGGTCGCTGCAAGCAGCTAGCCGCCCGCGACGGACTGGATGATCAGGAGCTCCTCACCCGGTGACACCCTGGTGCCCAGGCCTTGCAGCCGCCGGATTTCATTCCCGTTGACGTATATATTCACGTGACGCCGGACCGTCCCGGTTTCGTCCCGGAGCCGCCTTGCCAGGGCCGGGTATTCGTCGGCGACCAGGTCAAGCAAAGCCGCCACCGTCACCTCCGCGGCTACGGGTGCAGTCAGGAAGGACTGCCCGCCGGCAAGGGGATGGAGCACACTCGGCAACACCACGCTGATCCCGGCCACGGCGACTCAGGCATTCGCCGGGATGCCGGGCGTGGCCGTGCCGGACACCAGCGCCGGGCTTACAGCTGCGGCCCGCACGCACAGCACGTCGGGCAGGTGCGAAGCCAGCTCGGTGAAGTGGGCGCCTTCGTCGGCGCTGGCGTAAACGCTGCCGCCTCGCGTACCGAAGTACACCCCGGCAGGTTCCGCAGCGTCGACGCAGGCTGCGTCCCGCAGCACGGCGTTGAACTCAGCCTCTGGGAGCCCGTCGTCCAGGCGCTCCCAGCTCGCGCCGGCGTCGACTGTGCGGTGGACCGCCAACTTACCCTCGGGCGGGATTCGTTCGCCGTCGGCCTTGAGCGGGATGACCCAGGCGGTCCCGGCCCGCCGCGGATGCGTGAGCATCACGAATCCGAAGTCCGCGGGCAGACCGTCAGCGATCGAGGTCCAGCTCTCGGCATTGTCGTCGCTGCGGTAAACACCGTGGTGGTTCTGGGCATAGAGCCGGCCTTCGACCGAGGCGTCGGCGGCAATCTTGTGCACACACTGACCGAACTCCGGGTTGGGATCGGGCATAAAGTAGGCCGAAATTCCCTGGTTGCGCGGCTCCCAGGAGCTCCCGCCGTCGAGCGAGCGGTAGACGCCGCCGGTGCTCATCGCGACGTGAACCTTCTCACCGGTGCGGTCCACAACGATGGAGTGCGCCGCAGCGCCACCGTAGCCGGCACCCCATTCACTGCGGTGCGGGTGGTCCCAGAGCCCGCGGTTAAGTTCGAAGTGTTCACCGCCATCGATCGATTTCCAGACCGAGATCGGCTCACAGCCGGCCCAGACGACGCCGGGGCGGGACTCGGCATCGGGGTAGATCTGCCAGATGCGTTCGAGCGCAGCATCCGTGCCCGCCGGAAAGCGGATGGCACCCTGCTCGGGCTCGCTCCAGGTCTCGCCCAGGTCATCGGAGTGGAAGACCGTGGGACCCCAATGCTCCGAGCGGACGCCGGCCAGGATCCGGGTCCGGCCATCCCTGCTGTCGATGCCGATACTGGGGACTTCGCTCATCAGGAAATGCGGGCCGGAAAGGGACCAGTCCTTGCGGTCGGGGCTGGTAGCGAGCCAGAGACCTTTTTTGGTGCCGATCGCCAGGACATAACTCTCTTCGGTAGCCATGCCCCCATGCAACCACTACCTGCTGCTGGCCGCAATGGTGTCTTCCCGTGCGCTTTTGTTCGGCTTTGTCAGTCCACGTATTCGGACTGAGTGGCGATGAAGTCCCAATCGGCGCCGGTAAGCACCCCGGAAACATCCGCCGGGTGGGGGCCGCCGGCCTCGGCAATTCCCTGGAGTACCGGCAGCGGGAACTCGGCGGCGCGAAGGTTTTCCCGCAGCCACTCCTTGCTCGCCAGATCCAGATCCAGCCACCACATAAAGATTTCCACAGCGGTCACCCTTTCCTCAGTTTCTCAACGTTAGGCCGCGTCCCAGGGGTGTTCAAGAGCCGGTTGACCCTGGCGGCTACAGGTCCTCGAGCACGACGGCGGGCCGTTCGAGTGCGCCCGGGACGATCGAGTAGTAGGCCCAGGTGCCACGCTTTTCGCGGTGCAGCAGGCCTGCGTCCACGAGGATCCTAAGGTGATGGGAAACCGTCGGCTGGCCGAGCTCAAGGGGTGCAGTAAGGTCGCAGACGCAAGCCTCGCCGCCGTCGGACGCCTTGATGATGGACAACAGCCGCAGCCGGTTCGGGTCGGCAAGGGCCTTGAAGAATTGGGCCTTGCCCTGCGCCTGATCCGCAGCCAAAAATGGCATCCCGGACGAGGTGCCGGATATTTCCGCGGCCGCGGGCTTAACAATCTGCAGCGTCGTCATCGCTCCATTATGCACCATATTGACAGTGGTCGATATGGTGGGCAGGGTTGAAACCCGGACCGGGGAATAAGCCCCTGTTCGCGCCGCGGGGCAGGGGAAAGAATGGAGTATGTCCGCCGAGCGCCAGATTGCCCAGCCCCCGCTTGTTGTCGGCGTGCTCCCGGGGCAGAGCCCCGGGGTGCTCCAGACCGCAGCCGCACTGGCGGCTGGCCTCGGTACCGAGCTGATCTGCGCCCACGTGGATGAAGAAAGCTATCTGGTGGAGTGGGACCCGACGCGGTCCGCGCACCGGCTCTCGCTGCACCCGGACACGGACAACGCCGAGATCAGGGCAGTGGCCCGGGAACTGCGGAGCATGATCAACGCCGCCTGCGACCCGTTGGGTATTCCGTGGACCCTGCGGACGCTGGCGGGGGACCCGGCCCGGGCGCTTGGCAGGCTTGCGGCTGAGGTCGGCGCCCCCATGATTATCGTGGGTACGCCGGAACCCGGGCTGGGGCACCGCGTCTCCGCGGCCCTCAACGGTTCGGTGGCCGCTTGGCTCAGCCACCACCAGGACCATCCGATCCTGGTGGTTCCGGTCCGGCCCGCAGTCCATCACCAGACAAAACATGACTCGTGAGCTAATGGTTTGCGCGTTGTCTAAGGGTTCAACCGAACCTCCCGTAAGTAAAGTGAAAGTACTTATTCGGGGTGCTGGCTTTCTCCACTTACCGCCGAGTATGGTTGAATCCGTGGGCCAGAGACGGCCCCCAAAGACTGCTCCGGAGTGCGTATCCCCCAATAACGCACTCCGGAGCTTTTTTGTCCCCGGGCGCTTTCGCAGGGCCCGACCGTGCGCCCGCACCGCGCTTGCACCATGCGCCCGCACCGCGCTTGCACCATACCCCTGGGGGGTATATGTTTGGGTTATGGACGAGCACGAAATCGCTGTCGCATCAGGCGCGGACACCGAACCTCCCCAACAGCACGGCTATTCCGCGAACAAAGACGCTTACCTGCGGCGGCTGAAGCGGATTGAAGGCCAGGTTCGTGGCATCGCGAGGATGGTCGAGGAAGACAAGTACTGCATCGACATCCTCACCCAGGTCGCCGCCGCCACCAAGGCCCTGCACGCCGTCAGCCTGGGGCTGGTGGAGGAACATATCGGGCACTGCGTCGTCGGCGCCGCCGCAGAACCGGACCCCTCGCTGCGGGCCGCAGCGATTGATTTTAAGGTCAAAGAAGCCACTGACGCTATCGGCCGCCTGTTGCGGTAGCGGCACCATCTACAACAACACCGGGCCGTGGACCACAACAGCCCGTCCCCAGAGGAGAGAGCCATGAGCACCGTATCCACCATCGTCAACGTGTCCGGGATGACGTGCGCGCACTGCGTGTCATCGGTCAGCGAGGAACTGGAGTCCCTGGCGGGTGTCGAGAAGGTCGACGTCGACCTCAACGCCGGGGGCGTCTCCACGGTCACCATCACTTCCGGCGGGGCCTTGTCCGCCGCCGAGATCAGCGAGGCCGTTGCGGAATCGGGCTACCTGGTGGTGGCCAACGAGACCTGAGCGCCACCCGCCCGTCATTCCACGCCGCGCACACCATCTGGACAGGACCACAGTGAGTACAGAGCAGTTATTCGGCCAGCCCGGAAACCGGGTGATCGAGCTCGACATCGAGGGCATGACCTGTGCCTCCTGTGTCGGCCGTGTTGAACGCAAGCTCGGCAAACTTGACGGCGTGACAGCCAGCGTCAACCTGCCGTTGGAGTCGGCACAGGTCACAGTGCCGGCGGCCATCACGGACGCCCAAATCACCGCCACCGTAGCGGCAGCAGGGTACAAGGCGACAGTCCGGCCTCCCCGGTTCACCGTCGAAACGCCGGCTGGTGGCGCCACCCGCGGCGACCACCTACCGGCCCACCCGGCAGCCAAGCTCCGCCCGCGCCTGGTGACCGCTGCCGTCCTCACCATCCCGGTCTTCCTGATTTCGATGTTCCCCGTTTTCCAGTTCGCCAACTGGGGCTGGGCAGCAGGGGCCCTGGCCCTGCCGGTGGTTACCTGGGCCGCCTGGCCGTTCCACCGCGCCGCTGCCATTAATGCCCGGCACCTGGCCTCCACGATGGACACTCTTGTCTCCATCGGGGTGACGGCCGCTTACGTCTTCTCGGCCTGGCAGCTATTCGCAGACCCGCAGATGACCGGGCACGCGGGCGGGGAAAGCATGGCGATGGGTTCGGGCGGACTCTACTTCGAGGTTGCCTCGGTGGTCACCACATTCCTGCTGTTGGGCCGCTACCTGGAGGCCAACGCCAAGGAAAAGGCCGGCGACGCGCTCAAGGCCCTGCTGAATCTGGGAGCCAAGGATGCCACAGTCTTCCGGGACGGCCGGGAACAGCAGATCCCGGCCGATCAGCTTGGGGTAGGGGATCTCATTGTTGTCCGCCCCGGCGAGAAAATCGCGAGCGACGGCGTCGTCGTCGAAGGGAACTCCGCGGTGGACGCCTCGCTGGTAACCGGCGAATCGGTACCGGTGGAAGTCGGCCCTGGCACTCCGGTCACGGGCGCCACCATCAACACCTCCGGCCGGCTGCTGGTCCGCACCACCCGCGTCGGAGCCGAAACGACTTTGGCCCAGATGGGCCGTCTGGTCGCCCAGGCGCAGACCGGCAAGGCGCCGATCGCCCGCCTTGCCGACCGGATCAGCGCGGTGTTCGTGCCGGTGGTCCTCCTCATCGCTGCCCTCACTTTCGGCGCCTGGCTGCTCGCGGCCGGCCCGGCCATCAGCGACGCCGAACTGCGCGCGGCTTTCACGGCCGCCGTCGCTGTACTTGTCATCGCCTGCCCCTGCGCCCTTGGCCTCGCCACCCCTGTAGGTCTGCTCACCGGAACCGGCCGCGGCGCGCAGCTGGGGATCCTGATCAAGGGACCACAAGTCCTTGAGGACACCCGGACCGTTGACACCATCCTGCTGGATAAAACCGGTACCGTGACCAGCGGCCACCTGGCTGTCGACGGCAGCGAGGCCTTCGGAGCCTTCAGCACAAACGAGGTCCTGCGCCTGGCCGGTTCGGTCGAAGCCGCATCTGAGCACCCGATCGCGCGTGCCATCGCTGCGGCCGCGCTCTCCGCCGAACGCCGCACCAACGACGCCGGGACCCTTCCTGCCGTCACCGGGTTCCGGTCGGCCCCGGGCGGCGGGGTCGAGGGAAAGGTTGCAGGAAAGGTCGTAACGGCTGGCCGGACGGGCTGGCTTGCCGAAAACCGCATCTCCCCGACCGCCACACAGCTTCAGGCATTCAGCGCCGCCGAACATTCCGGGGCCACAGCCATCTGGCTCGCCGTGGATGGGCAGCCGGCAGGCATCATCAGCCTGCGGGACACGCTCAAGCCGGGCTCAGCCCCCGCAATCCGCCGGCTCCGTGAGCTCGGCCTCCGGCCGATCCTCCTGACCGGGGACAATGCGGCCGTCGCCGCCCAGGTGGCCGCCGACGTCGGCATCGCTCCCGAAGACGTTTTCGCCGGGGTGCTGCCGGCGGGCAAGGTCCAGGCCGTCAGGAAGCTGCAGGACGCCGGCGCCATTGTCGCCATGGCTGGCGACGGCGTGAACGACGCCGCGGCACTGGCCCAGGCAGACCTCGGCATCGCTATGGGTTCAGGCACTGACGTCGCGATCGAGGCCGCAGACCTGACGGTCATGGGCAACGACCTGGGGCAGGTGGCCCAGGCCATCGAATTGTCCCGCCGGACCCTCGCGACGATCAAGACAAACCTCTTCTGGGCGTTCTTCTACAATGCCATCGGGATCCCGGTAGCAGCCCTGGGCCTGCTTAACCCGATGATTGCCGGCGCTGCCATGGCGGCCAGTTCCGTCCTGGTTGTGGCCAACTCTTTGCGGCTCCGCGGCTTCGGCAAGTAAGCCGCCGTCCGCCCGCCGCCTCAGGCCGCGCCGAAGCGGACTGCGGCCCTGGCCTTCGCTTTGGCAGCTTCCTCGCCGCGGTCCTTGGCTGGAGCCTGGGTGACCAGGGCGGCCAGCAGGTGCTCGGTAGCATGTGCAATCTCGTGGACAGCCCGGTTGAAAGCCTCTTCATTGACCTTCGACGGCTTGGTGCTCCCACTGATCTTGCGCACATACTGCAGCGCGGCGGCTTCCACCTCCGCGTCAGTGGCCTGGGGTTCAAAATTGTGGAGGGTGCGGATGTTTCGGCACATGCCTCCATGCTAGGCCCCAATCAACCTGGGATCGAGGGCATGGGGAGGGCTGCCCATCGACACTATTTTGGCCGGCAGGATAGTTTGGGGGCATTGGATCTTCCGGAACAGCCGGAAGCCGCAGCGGAACCCGGCAGGGCCGGATCCGTTTCTAAGCTTTGAGGAGATTTTCGAATGGCTATTTGGGGCGCAGATATTGCTCAGCTCAAGACTCTTGGGACGAAGCTGCAGGCCGGTTCGTCGGAGATCGACAAGCAGAAGTCGATGCTCACCAAGGTGCTCGAGGGCACCGACTGGAAGGGCCCGGACGCCGATAAGTTCCGCAGCGAATGGAACGGCCAGCACGTGGCGGCACTGGCCAAGGTTTCCCAGGCACTGCAGGAGGCCGGCAAGCAGGCGAGCCGCAACGCCACCGAGCAGGAAAGCGCTTCCCGCTAGGCAAAAACTCCAGACACTAAGCCGGCCCGGACGCAGCAGCGTCCGGGCCGGCTTAGTCAGTTCGTGCCTACGGCACCGGTTCGACGTCGTTCGCGTGGTCCAGCGGTGCCGGCGACCCGGCTTCGCCGGCGCGGGACGGCGCCCGGAGTTCATCCAGCCGGACCAGGATCACGCCGCCGACAATCAGCAGCCCGCCGAGGAGCTGGATGGGGCCGGGCAGCTCGCCGAGCAAAAGCCACGCCCAGATGACGGCAAAGAGCACTTCGGTCAGCGACACAAAGGACGCCACTTTGGAGCCGAGGGCGCGTGCCGCCACAATGCCGGAGACATACGCAAGCACCGTGGCCAGGACCACAAGCCCGCTCAGAGCCACCCACCAAGGCGCCACCCAAGGGCCCAGCCGGGTATCGGCAGTGCTGAACGCCATCGGCAGCAGGCCGGTTGCCGCAGCAAGCCACATCGTCACTGCGCCCACCATAAGCCCGCCCGAGGCCAGTACGATCGGCGGCAGGGTGTCGTTTTCCTTGGCCGTGATGAAAAAATAGATCGCGAGGCAAACGGCCGCTGCTATCCCCCACAGGACTCCGACGATGTCGATCTTGACGGCTCCGGTGAGGTCCAGGACCAGGACCAGCCCGGCGAGGGACAGCAGCGTTCCACCGACTGTCAGCGGGCGGGGCCGTTTGCGGCTGGCGGCCCAGAGCCACAGCACGATAATCACGGGGGCCAGGTACTCCAGCAGGAGGGCAACCCCGACCGAAAGCCGTGCCACTGCGTTGAAATAGAACAACTGGCAGGCCGCGACCCCAATAAGCCCGAAAAGCAGGACGGTAAGCCAGTTGTCCCTCAGCTGGTGCCAGCGCCCGCGCAGTGCCGGGACTGCGGGAACGGCCAGGATGAGCGCGGCCCCGGTGAGGCGGGCCGTGACTGCTGCCCCGGGGCTCCAGCCGGTCTCCAGCAACGCCTTGGCAAAGGAGCCGGAGAGGCCGAACACCGCCGAGGAAAACAGGGCCACACCCAGCCCGGATGCCATGAACCCTGCCGCCGCGCCGGGGCGGCGGGCGCCGGGCGTTTCGGGGGATCGTGACCCGGAATCGGCCATGGCGGGCGTTTCGGCCGGGTAGCGATCGGCAGGCAAGGGCTGCCTCCTGTCAGGAGTAAAGTGATGTTATGGTCATGACAGTACGCCACGCCTACGTAAGGAGTCAAGATGCTTTTTGCCCCTGACACTGAGGTGGCATTGCGGTCGGTTGTCAGCCTGGTCAATTCCGCGGCCAACGGTGCGGAGCACCTTTCCACAGTGCCGGACCTGGATCGGTTTCTGGAGGCGGAGGGGTTCACCGGCTCGCGGACCCGGGACGAGGCCGAACTTGCCGGAGTGCACCGCCTCCGCGGCGAACTCGCGGCCTTGTGGTTCGCTGACGAATCCGCTGCGGTGGACACCGTTAACAGGCTGCTGCGGGAGGCGCGGGCACTGCCCCAACTCGTCCGGCATGGTGATTGGGACTGGCACCTGCACGCCACCACCCCGGACGCGCCACTGGCGCACAGGATGAGCACGGAGGCCGCCATGGCCCTGGTTGACGTCATCCGGAACAAAGAAATGGACCGGATGCTGGTCTGCGCCGCCGAGGACTGCAACGCCGTGGTGCTGGACCTGAGCCGAAACCGGTCGAAGCGCTATTGCGACACCGGGAACTGCGCCAACCGCGCCCACGTGGCGGCGTACCGGGCCCGCAAGGCAGCCTCCTAGGCCACGTCAGAGCGGAGGGGCAGGGCATCACGGGCGCTGGCGGCCGGATCCAGCAGCAGCCCCGGCCATCGGTCGGCGCCGGAGGGGCGGCGGTCGGCGGCGGTCGGACAGCTAGCGGTCGCCGCCGGGTGCCTGGTCGCCGCCGGACCCTGGCGCGCCGGACCCTGGTTCAGGCTGCGCCGACTGGCCG
This genomic window from Arthrobacter sp. EM1 contains:
- a CDS encoding CGNR zinc finger domain-containing protein produces the protein MLFAPDTEVALRSVVSLVNSAANGAEHLSTVPDLDRFLEAEGFTGSRTRDEAELAGVHRLRGELAALWFADESAAVDTVNRLLREARALPQLVRHGDWDWHLHATTPDAPLAHRMSTEAAMALVDVIRNKEMDRMLVCAAEDCNAVVLDLSRNRSKRYCDTGNCANRAHVAAYRARKAAS
- a CDS encoding EamA family transporter, whose translation is MASGLGVALFSSAVFGLSGSFAKALLETGWSPGAAVTARLTGAALILAVPAVPALRGRWHQLRDNWLTVLLFGLIGVAACQLFYFNAVARLSVGVALLLEYLAPVIIVLWLWAASRKRPRPLTVGGTLLSLAGLVLVLDLTGAVKIDIVGVLWGIAAAVCLAIYFFITAKENDTLPPIVLASGGLMVGAVTMWLAAATGLLPMAFSTADTRLGPWVAPWWVALSGLVVLATVLAYVSGIVAARALGSKVASFVSLTEVLFAVIWAWLLLGELPGPIQLLGGLLIVGGVILVRLDELRAPSRAGEAGSPAPLDHANDVEPVP